A region from the Drosophila ananassae strain 14024-0371.13 chromosome 2L, ASM1763931v2, whole genome shotgun sequence genome encodes:
- the LOC6501330 gene encoding tetraspanin-13 isoform X2, with protein sequence MCGGFTCSKNALIALNILYVMIGFLLIGVGVYARAASIVTNLPIVGGILACGVILICISMLGLAGAVKHHQVMLFFYMIILFMLFLIQFSIASSCLAVNSEQQQQFAEQGWMTVPTELRQQVQDSMLCCGFNATGPSPKSPLTPADEPTCDIIQRKCCSSNSDPDCHCPPCGPLLQDKIDYAFKLCGGLGIFFSFTEFVGVWLTVRYRNQKDPRGLPSAFL encoded by the exons atgtGTGGTGGATTCACCTGCTCCAAGAACGCGCTGATTGCGCTCAACATTTTGTATGTG ATGATTGGATTCTTGCTGATTGGCGTCGGGGTGTATGCACGTGCCGCCTCCATTGTCACCAACCTGCCGATTGTGGGCGGAATCCTGGCCTGCGGCGTCATCCTCATCTGCATCTCCATGCTGGGATTGGCGGGCGCTGTGAAGCACCATCAAGTGATGCTCTTCTTC TACATGATCATTTTGTTCATGCTGTTCCTGATTCAGTTCTCCATTGCAAGCTCTTGCCTGGCCGTTAACtccgagcaacaacaacagttcGCCGAGCAGGGATGGATGACGGTTCCCACCGAGTTGCGTCAACAGGTGCAGGATAGCATGTTGTGCTGCGGATTCAACGCCACAGGACCTAGCCCCAAATCCCCTCTTACTCCTGCCGATGAGCCCACTTGTGACATTATACAGCGGAAGTGCTGCTCCTCAAACAGCGATCCGGACTGCCATTGCCCGCCATGTGGTCCGCTGCTACAGGACAAGATCGACTACGCCTTTAAGCTGTGTGGTGGACTAGGCATTTTCTTCAGCTTCACCGAG TTTGTGGGCGTCTGGCTAACAGTTCGCTACCGCAACCAAAAGGATCCGCGCGGCTTGCCCAGCGCTTTCCTATAA
- the LOC6501330 gene encoding tetraspanin-13 isoform X1, which translates to MCGGFTCSKNALIALNILYVMIGFLLIGVGVYARAASIVTNLPIVGGILACGVILICISMLGLAGAVKHHQVMLFFYMIILFMLFLIQFSIASSCLAVNSEQQQQFAEQGWMTVPTELRQQVQDSMLCCGFNATGPSPKSPLTPADEPTCDIIQRKCCSSNSDPDCHCPPCGPLLQDKIDYAFKLCGGLGIFFSFTEVLAVFLARRYRNQHDPFYLPARAVFPHDYLY; encoded by the exons atgtGTGGTGGATTCACCTGCTCCAAGAACGCGCTGATTGCGCTCAACATTTTGTATGTG ATGATTGGATTCTTGCTGATTGGCGTCGGGGTGTATGCACGTGCCGCCTCCATTGTCACCAACCTGCCGATTGTGGGCGGAATCCTGGCCTGCGGCGTCATCCTCATCTGCATCTCCATGCTGGGATTGGCGGGCGCTGTGAAGCACCATCAAGTGATGCTCTTCTTC TACATGATCATTTTGTTCATGCTGTTCCTGATTCAGTTCTCCATTGCAAGCTCTTGCCTGGCCGTTAACtccgagcaacaacaacagttcGCCGAGCAGGGATGGATGACGGTTCCCACCGAGTTGCGTCAACAGGTGCAGGATAGCATGTTGTGCTGCGGATTCAACGCCACAGGACCTAGCCCCAAATCCCCTCTTACTCCTGCCGATGAGCCCACTTGTGACATTATACAGCGGAAGTGCTGCTCCTCAAACAGCGATCCGGACTGCCATTGCCCGCCATGTGGTCCGCTGCTACAGGACAAGATCGACTACGCCTTTAAGCTGTGTGGTGGACTAGGCATTTTCTTCAGCTTCACCGAG GTCTTGGCCGTTTTTCTGGCACGTCGCTATCGCAATCAACACGATCCCTTCTATCTGCCCGCCCGCGCTGTGTTTCCACATGATTATTTATACTGA
- the LOC6501331 gene encoding uridine phosphorylase 1 isoform X2, with product MSLLTANSHSLSEEELDEYSDGTVKLRNSNIELMDQDILYHLALGSESHDLHEMFGDVKFVCMGGTPKRMENFAHFMMNEIGYKLPAGTQLQDISAYSYRYSMYKVGPVLCVSHGMGTPSVSILMHEMIKLMYHAKCKDPVFIRIGTCGGVGVEGGTVIITEDALDGQLRNSHEFTILGETIHRPAKLDKKLARELKSLASADDPYDTIIGKTLCTNDFYEGQGRLDGAFCEFSENDKMAYLEKLRDNGVVNIEMESTIFAALTHHAGIKAAVVCVALLNRLNGDQVNAPKEVMHEWQQRPQILVARYIRKVLSQHGQLKSLFGHQGSIKSPRRFKLVQQESQAHE from the exons ATGTCGCTGCTCACAGCCAACAGTCACTCCCTCTCCGAGGAGGAGCTCGATGA gtacTCTGATGGTACAGTTAAACTACGTAACTCAAACATTGAACTCATGGACCAGGATATTCTCTATCATCTGGCATTGGGAAGCGAGAGTCATGACCTGCACGAGATGTTCGGCGATGTTAAG TTCGTTTGCATGGGCGGAACACCAAAGCGCATGGAGAACTTTGCACATTTCATGATGAACGAGATCGGTTACAAGCTGCCAGCGGGTACCCAGCTGCAGGACATTAGCGCCTACTCCTACCGCTACTCGATGTACAAAGTTGGCCCAGTGCTTTGCGTTAGTCACGGCATGGGAACGCCCTCGGTCAGTATTCTAATGCACGAGATGATCAAGCTGATGTACCACGCCAAGTGCAAGGACCCCGTATTCATCAGGATCGGCACATGCGGTGGCGTCGGAGTGGAAGGCGGCACAGTTATCATCACTGAGGACGCTCTCGATGGCCAGTTGCGCAATTCCCATGAATTC ACCATTCTGGGCGAGACCATTCATCGTCCTGCCAAGTTGGACAAGAAACTGGCCCGTGAGCTCAAATCCCTAGCCAGTGCTGACGATCCCTATGACACCATCATTGGCAAGACTCTGTGCACAAACGATTTCTACGAGGGTCAGGGCCGATTGGACGGAGCCTTCTGCGAGTTCAGTGAGAACGACAAGATGGCGTACCTGGAAAAGCTGCGCGATAATGGTGTGGTTAACATCGAGATGGAGAGCACCATCTTTGCCGCCCTGACCCACCATGCCGGTATCAAGGCGGCAGTTGTGTGTGTCGCACTCCTGAATCGCCTGAATGGCGATCAGGTCAACGCCCCCAAGGAGGTCATGCACGAATGGCAGCAG CGTCCGCAGATTCTCGTGGCACGCTACATTCGTAAGGTTCTGTCGCAACATGGTCAGTTGAAGTCGCTGTTCGGTCACCAGGGATCGATCAAATCGCCCAGGCGCTTCAAGTTGGTCCAGCAGGAGTCACAGGCCCACGAGTAA
- the LOC6501331 gene encoding uridine phosphorylase 1 isoform X1 — protein sequence MPPTITDNQSHDFKAHYELAHRSPLQDDETDDAYVHKITRYSDGTVKLRNSNIELMDQDILYHLALGSESHDLHEMFGDVKFVCMGGTPKRMENFAHFMMNEIGYKLPAGTQLQDISAYSYRYSMYKVGPVLCVSHGMGTPSVSILMHEMIKLMYHAKCKDPVFIRIGTCGGVGVEGGTVIITEDALDGQLRNSHEFTILGETIHRPAKLDKKLARELKSLASADDPYDTIIGKTLCTNDFYEGQGRLDGAFCEFSENDKMAYLEKLRDNGVVNIEMESTIFAALTHHAGIKAAVVCVALLNRLNGDQVNAPKEVMHEWQQRPQILVARYIRKVLSQHGQLKSLFGHQGSIKSPRRFKLVQQESQAHE from the exons ATGCCGCCCACCATTACCGATAATCAGTCGCACGATTTCAAGGCCCACTACGAGCTCGCCCACAGGTCCCCGTTGCAGGACGATGAGACCGATGATGCATACGTGCACAAAATAACGCG gtacTCTGATGGTACAGTTAAACTACGTAACTCAAACATTGAACTCATGGACCAGGATATTCTCTATCATCTGGCATTGGGAAGCGAGAGTCATGACCTGCACGAGATGTTCGGCGATGTTAAG TTCGTTTGCATGGGCGGAACACCAAAGCGCATGGAGAACTTTGCACATTTCATGATGAACGAGATCGGTTACAAGCTGCCAGCGGGTACCCAGCTGCAGGACATTAGCGCCTACTCCTACCGCTACTCGATGTACAAAGTTGGCCCAGTGCTTTGCGTTAGTCACGGCATGGGAACGCCCTCGGTCAGTATTCTAATGCACGAGATGATCAAGCTGATGTACCACGCCAAGTGCAAGGACCCCGTATTCATCAGGATCGGCACATGCGGTGGCGTCGGAGTGGAAGGCGGCACAGTTATCATCACTGAGGACGCTCTCGATGGCCAGTTGCGCAATTCCCATGAATTC ACCATTCTGGGCGAGACCATTCATCGTCCTGCCAAGTTGGACAAGAAACTGGCCCGTGAGCTCAAATCCCTAGCCAGTGCTGACGATCCCTATGACACCATCATTGGCAAGACTCTGTGCACAAACGATTTCTACGAGGGTCAGGGCCGATTGGACGGAGCCTTCTGCGAGTTCAGTGAGAACGACAAGATGGCGTACCTGGAAAAGCTGCGCGATAATGGTGTGGTTAACATCGAGATGGAGAGCACCATCTTTGCCGCCCTGACCCACCATGCCGGTATCAAGGCGGCAGTTGTGTGTGTCGCACTCCTGAATCGCCTGAATGGCGATCAGGTCAACGCCCCCAAGGAGGTCATGCACGAATGGCAGCAG CGTCCGCAGATTCTCGTGGCACGCTACATTCGTAAGGTTCTGTCGCAACATGGTCAGTTGAAGTCGCTGTTCGGTCACCAGGGATCGATCAAATCGCCCAGGCGCTTCAAGTTGGTCCAGCAGGAGTCACAGGCCCACGAGTAA
- the LOC6501332 gene encoding uridine phosphorylase 1 has product MEPCTLLCRHYVRFRKLAQFATSTRRRRIGRVLHSPLLFPFQKWHHVVHSVANKTFRSFIENYTVRPFSKMSGSIELANPHLETMCSDFLYHLNINVENSQEPTEIKNKFGDVKVICCGGTVSRMRQLALYLRKVLDDPETGEPVDLCSGGHRYAMFKVGPVLTVSHGVGSSTFSVVLHELLKLVKYAGCEDPVFLRIGTCGGVGVPPGTVVVTKNAFNGFLRNEHEIAILGKRVVRPAQFPDSVIKDVIAYGSKEDDGFKTISGNTMGTDCFYEGQGRLDGAICEYTEADKMEFLKKCFDLGIVNIEMEASMFASVTQKIGVKAGDVCVTIVNRLNGDQVEITMEKKHEFEQRPFLVVGRYIKNLLQKC; this is encoded by the exons ATGGAGCCTTGCACCCTACTATGTAGGCACTATGTTCGATTTAGAAAACTTGCACAGTTCGCCACCAGCACTCGGAGAAGACGGATCGGTCGGGTTCTTCACAGTCCGTTGTTGTTTCCATTTCAAAAGTGGCACCACGTTGTTCATTCCGTTGCCAACAAGACTTTTCGCTCATTTATAGAAAACTATAc AGTTAGACCCTTCAGCAAAATGTCTGGAAG TATTGAATTGGCTAATCCCCATTTGGAGACCATGTGTTCGGATTTCTTGTACCATCTGAACATCAATGTAGAAAACTCCCAAGAACCAACCGAAATCAAAAATAAGTTCGGCGACGTCAAG GTGATTTGCTGCGGAGGAACTGTGTCTCGCATGCGACAGCTTGCATTGTATCTGCGAAAGGTGTTAGATGATCCCGAGACCGGTGAACCCGTGGATCTGTGTAGTGGAGGTCATCGCTATGCCATGTTCAAGGTTGGCCCTGTCTTGACTGTCAGCCATGGCGTTGGATCCTCCACTTTCAGCGTGGTGTTGCACGAACTGTTGAAGCTGGTCAAGTATGCTGGCTGTGAGGACCCTGTTTTCCTGCGGATCGGTACTTGTGGTGGTGTCGGTGTTCCACCTGGCACTGTAGTGGTCACAAAAAATGCCTTCAACGGCTTTCTCCGCAACGAGCACGAGATT GCTATACTTGGTAAGCGTGTTGTGCGACCTGCTCAGTTTCCTGACAGTGTGATTAAGGATGTTATAGCATATGGTAGCAAAGAGGACGATGGTTTCAAAACCATAAGTGGCAACACAATGGGAACGGACTGTTTCTACGAGG GTCAGGGCCGGTTGGATGGAGCTATATGCGAGTACACGGAAGCCGACAAAATGGAATTCCTGAAGAAGTGCTTCGATCTAGGAATCGTGAACATTGAGATGGAGGCCAGCATGTTTGCTTCGGTTACCCAGAAGATAGGAGTCAAGGCCGGCGATGTGTGTGTGACCATTGTGAATCGACTGAACGGGGATCAG GTGGAAATAACCATGGAGAAGAAGCACGAATTTGAACAGCGGCCCTTCTTAGTCGTGGGCCGATACATTAAGAACCTATTGCAGAAGTGCTAG
- the LOC6499260 gene encoding sperm-associated antigen 1, with amino-acid sequence MEQKKSLLEKYDIPLNHLDFVYVEKCTNAREMEKIVHILRSGEEGYFPDLLRVSEEKLKELKPDSRLFRYEEPIKQSDVLDKKELKPIMDWTNAIKSKDQALNELKKDKLLLDMPSVRKLAKIDLEKSSTEQSKPTKKAQVPAAAQPSKPKEERIKATDYRKWDKYDPDEELLRMDLNEERNKEEEEAKMASQQKPISEDALLDEKKSMYERLQMHLKKLSPLEREQFAEKHRLRGNEFFRAKEYENAIEEYNCAILYDPDNAARSYNNRAVSHMKLNHYIAAISDCEACLQLEPENVKACLRLADANYAQGRRRESYYMYQRVLQLDPENTSAKKSLEKLNSQVGELAPSNATRLMIEELKPDADEKKAKSTSNEKPKIVTKEKPPADSKPSVAKVTPVSKSPEPKEYDLAELVKPNRVVKSKLVTAAEALGNKMQAPKTGLSKQSAPNIQPKPMKDPSPPMLRLPQENLNNSNKLLIQEI; translated from the exons ATGGAGCAAAAGAAATCCCTCTTGGAGAAATACGACATACCATTAAATCATTTGGATTTTGTGTATGTTGAAAAATGCACAAATGCCcgggaaatggaaaaaattgtGCATATCCTGCGCTCCGGCGAAGAAGGCTATTTCCCTGACCTATTACGCGTTTCGGAGGAGAAGCTGAAGGAACTCAAGCCAGACAGCAGACTTTTTCGCTACGAGGAACCTATAAAACAGAGCGACGTCCTGGACAAGAAGGAACTGAAGCCCATTATG GATTGGACCAATGCTATAAAATCAAAAGACCAAGCCCTTAACGAACTAAAGAAGGATAAACTTCTCCTGGATATGCCGTCTGTTCGGAAATTGGCTAAAATAGACCTTGAAAAATCAAGCACTGAGCAATCGAAACCAACCAAAAAGGCACAAgtaccagcagcagcacagcCTTCTAAGCCCAAGGAGGAAAGGATCAAAGCGACCGATTACAGAAAATGGGATAAGTATGATCCCGACGAGGAGCTATTACGTATGGATCTCAACGAGGAGCGGAAcaaagaggaagaggaggcaaaGATGGCCAGTCAACAAAAACCTATTTCCGAGGACGCTTTACTCGACGAAAAGAAATCCATGTACGAGCGACTGCAGATGCATCTAAAAAAACTAAGCCCTCTGGAACGAGAGCAATTTGCTGAaaa ACACCGCCTGCGAGGAAATGAGTTCTTTAGAGCCAAAGAGTACGAAAATGCCATTGAGGAGTACAATTGTGCCATTCTTTATGATCCCGATAATGCGGCTAGATCTTACAATAATAGAGCTGTGTCTC atATGAAACTAAATCATTATATTGCTGCTATTTCGGATTGCGAAGCTTGCTTGCAGTTAGAGCCGGAGAACGTGAAGGCTTGTCTCCGACTGGCAGACGCTAACTATGCTCAAGGAAGACGTCGCGAG TCCTACTATATGTACCAAAGAGTTCTTCAATTGGATCCAGAAAATACCAGTGCCAAAAAGTCGTTGGAGAAACTAAACTCACAGGTCGGAGAACTTGCGCCCTCAAATGCCACACGCTTGATGATCGAAGAGCTGAAGCCAGATGCAGATGAAAAGAAGGCCAAGAGCACCTCCAATGAAAAGCCAAAAATAGTTACGAAGGAAAAACCCCCTGCGGATAGTAAACCTTCTGTCGCCAAGGTGACTCCAGTAAGCAAGTCCCCAGAGCCTAAGGAGTATGATCTTGCAGAGTTGGTAAAGCCAAATCGTGTCGTGAAAAGCAAATTGGTAACTGCTGCCGAGGCACTGGGCAACAAGATGCAAGCCCCCAAAACCGGTTTATCCAAGCAATCCGCTCCGAACATTCAACCCAAACCAATGAAGGATCCGTCTCCACCAATGCTACGTCTACCACAGGAAAATCTCAATAACAGCAACAAACTCCTCATCCAAGAAATTTAG